The following are from one region of the Actinoplanes sp. L3-i22 genome:
- a CDS encoding carboxyl transferase domain-containing protein: MFTRIAIVNRGEAAMRLIHAVRELAAETGAPIETVALYTDVDRTATFVREADIAYDLGPAASRPYLDLKGLEHALVATGADAAWVGWGFVAEDPAFAELCDRIGITFIGPSADAMRKLGDKIGSKLIAEEVGVPVAAWSRGPVETLEAALEAAERIGYPLMLKATAGGGGRGIRKVTSADELTDAYERTSQEAARAFGSGIVFLERLVTGARHVEVQVISDGQGTAWAIGVRDCSVQRRNQKVIEESASPVMPAERAAELKASAERLAVKVGYRGAATVEFLYHPGEDLLAFLEVNTRLQVEHPITEYVTGTDLVKLQIHVALGNRLEGDRPIERGHAIEARLNAEDPDRDFAPSPGRIARLDFPAGPGIRVDTGVSEGDSIPGDFDSMIAKVIAYGKNRDEALGRLRRAMAETTVVIEGGATNKSFVLDLLDQPEVIDGSADTGWIDRVRGEGRLVSDRHSGVALAAAAIEAYEDEEHVEQQRLLSTAFGGRPQVRHESGAPLDLKLRGTTYRVRVARVGAHRFRVGIEAGADVRLADVTLERFDSHTGRITVNDVRHRLLTGTHGAITLVEVDGVTHRVSRDEGGVLRSPMPALVVATPLEPGAEVEAGAPVLVLEAMKMEAVLRAPFRARVKEVLVAVGAKVDSGAALMRLDPIGGDEEEQAAAETTVDVDLPATPEQEPARRRAARGVEDLRSLLLGFDADPHDERRVLGDYLAARAAAAGEGHRPLDREIALMEVFADLAELSRNRPAGEDGGGDTHVHSAREYFHAYLQSLDVERAGLPQSFQTRLAKALGHYGVADLERTPALEAAVFRIFLAQQRASVDAAAIATLLRSWLQEPPPDATLHEPAGLALERLIAATQVRFPAVADLARGVVFTWFGQPLLRRNRARVYAEIRKHLRHLDEFPQAADRDERIADMVRSTEPLVRLLGQRLVRHNLDNSVLLEVLTRRYYGNKGLTGVQKQDFKNVGFVVAERDGARLASAAERFDNLDGVLNGLTEMAAQGGPVDADVYLAWEGQPADPEEMALALHEVISQRTLPGQVRRLTTTVAGRSGAVMHHHFTFRPSSTGMEEERLIRGLHPYIAQRMQLERLRKFDLTRLPSADEEIYLFQCVARENPGDDRLVAFAQIRDLTELREQDGRLVALPTTEDTIATCLDGIRRAQSRRPSDKRFSTNRIVIYVWPELGLTYNEMEMIARRVSPTTAGAGLEEILFIARRRDEKTGELVKVNVRITFSATGGTELILGPPSSEPIEPLDGYRQKVLRASSRNTVYPYELTEFLGSFSEYDLDGSHALIPVDRAKGKNTAALVAGVVTTVTPRHPEGIKRVVLLGDPTKSLGALSEPECRRVIAALDLASSLGVPLEWYALSSGARISMTSGTENMDWVAAALKRIVEFTQAGGEINIVVAGINVGAQPYWNAEATMLMHTKGILVMTPDSAMVLTGKHALDFAGGVSAEDNFGIGGYDRVMGPNGQAQYWAPNLMAARDVLMSHYDHTYVVPGEAGPREVPTSDPLDRDVSDFPHVVEGSDFTTVGEIFSATSNPDRKKPFDIRTVMKALADQDHTVLERWAGMADAETAVVQDAHLGGIPVCLLGIESRSVPRRGFPPTDGPDAYNAGTLFPRSSKKAARAINTASGNRPLVVLANLSGFDGSPESMRKLQLEYGAEIGRAIVNFSGPIVFVVISRYHGGAFVVFSKQLNPSMTVLAVEGSFASVLGGASAAAVVFSGDVTARTAADPRVRELEGRVAAAAGAERSSLAAELDDLRTSVRTEKLGEVAAEFDKVHSIQRAVEVGSVDAVIKAAELRPRIIEAIRGRTV, from the coding sequence GTGTTCACACGAATCGCCATCGTCAACCGTGGTGAGGCCGCAATGCGGCTCATTCACGCCGTCCGGGAGCTCGCCGCGGAGACCGGCGCGCCGATCGAGACCGTCGCGTTGTACACCGACGTCGATCGGACCGCCACCTTCGTCCGCGAGGCCGACATCGCGTACGACCTGGGTCCCGCGGCCTCCCGGCCGTACCTGGACCTGAAGGGTCTGGAGCACGCGCTGGTCGCCACCGGGGCGGACGCCGCCTGGGTCGGCTGGGGCTTCGTCGCCGAGGATCCGGCGTTCGCGGAGCTCTGCGACCGGATCGGGATCACGTTCATCGGGCCCAGCGCGGACGCCATGCGCAAGCTCGGCGACAAGATCGGCTCGAAGCTGATCGCCGAGGAGGTCGGCGTCCCGGTCGCGGCGTGGAGCCGCGGGCCGGTCGAGACGCTGGAGGCCGCGCTGGAGGCGGCCGAGCGGATCGGCTACCCGCTGATGCTGAAGGCGACCGCCGGTGGCGGCGGCCGCGGCATCCGCAAGGTCACCTCGGCCGACGAGCTGACCGACGCCTACGAGCGGACCAGCCAGGAGGCGGCCCGCGCGTTCGGCAGCGGCATCGTCTTCCTGGAGCGCCTGGTCACCGGCGCCCGGCACGTCGAGGTGCAGGTCATCTCGGACGGCCAGGGCACCGCGTGGGCGATCGGCGTGCGGGACTGCTCGGTGCAGCGCCGCAACCAGAAGGTGATCGAGGAGTCGGCGTCCCCGGTGATGCCGGCGGAGCGGGCCGCCGAGCTCAAGGCGTCCGCCGAGCGGCTCGCGGTCAAGGTCGGCTACCGCGGCGCGGCCACCGTCGAGTTCCTCTACCACCCGGGTGAGGACCTGCTGGCGTTCCTCGAGGTCAACACCCGCCTGCAGGTCGAGCACCCGATCACCGAGTACGTGACCGGCACCGACCTGGTCAAGCTGCAGATCCACGTGGCCCTGGGCAACCGCCTGGAGGGCGACCGGCCGATCGAGCGCGGGCACGCCATCGAGGCGCGGCTCAACGCCGAGGACCCGGACCGCGACTTCGCCCCCTCCCCCGGCCGCATCGCCCGCCTCGACTTCCCGGCCGGCCCCGGCATCCGGGTCGACACCGGCGTCAGCGAGGGCGACAGCATCCCCGGCGACTTCGACTCGATGATCGCCAAGGTCATCGCGTACGGGAAGAACCGGGACGAGGCCCTCGGCCGGCTGCGCCGCGCGATGGCCGAGACCACGGTCGTGATCGAGGGCGGCGCCACCAACAAGAGCTTCGTGCTCGACCTGCTCGACCAGCCCGAGGTGATCGACGGCAGCGCCGACACCGGCTGGATCGACCGGGTGCGCGGCGAGGGCCGGCTGGTCTCCGACCGGCACTCCGGCGTGGCCCTGGCCGCCGCGGCGATCGAGGCGTACGAGGACGAGGAGCACGTCGAGCAGCAGCGCCTGCTCTCCACCGCGTTCGGCGGGCGGCCGCAGGTGCGCCACGAGAGCGGGGCGCCGCTCGACCTGAAGCTGCGCGGGACGACGTACCGGGTGCGGGTCGCCCGGGTCGGCGCGCACCGGTTCCGGGTCGGCATCGAGGCCGGCGCCGACGTCCGCCTCGCCGACGTCACCCTGGAGCGCTTCGACAGCCACACCGGCCGGATCACCGTCAACGACGTCCGGCACCGGCTGCTCACCGGCACGCACGGCGCGATCACCCTGGTCGAGGTCGACGGCGTCACCCACCGGGTCAGCCGGGACGAGGGCGGCGTGCTGCGCTCCCCGATGCCGGCCCTGGTGGTGGCCACCCCGCTGGAGCCCGGCGCCGAGGTCGAGGCCGGCGCGCCGGTCCTGGTCCTGGAGGCCATGAAGATGGAGGCGGTGCTGCGCGCGCCGTTCCGGGCCCGGGTCAAGGAGGTGCTGGTCGCGGTCGGCGCCAAGGTCGACTCCGGCGCCGCGCTGATGCGCCTGGACCCGATCGGCGGGGACGAGGAGGAGCAGGCCGCCGCCGAGACCACGGTCGACGTGGACCTGCCGGCCACGCCCGAGCAGGAGCCGGCCCGCCGCCGCGCCGCCCGCGGCGTGGAGGACCTGCGCAGCCTGCTGCTCGGTTTCGACGCCGACCCGCACGACGAGCGCCGGGTCCTCGGCGACTACCTGGCCGCCCGGGCCGCCGCCGCCGGCGAGGGGCACCGGCCGCTGGACCGCGAGATCGCGCTGATGGAGGTCTTCGCCGACCTGGCCGAGCTGAGCCGCAACCGGCCGGCCGGCGAGGACGGCGGCGGCGACACCCACGTGCACAGCGCGCGCGAGTACTTCCACGCCTACCTGCAGAGCCTGGACGTGGAGCGGGCCGGCCTGCCGCAGTCGTTCCAGACCCGGCTGGCCAAGGCGCTCGGCCACTACGGCGTCGCCGACCTGGAGCGCACGCCGGCCCTCGAGGCCGCGGTGTTCCGGATCTTCCTGGCCCAGCAGCGGGCCTCGGTGGACGCGGCCGCGATCGCCACCCTGCTGCGCTCCTGGCTGCAGGAGCCGCCGCCGGACGCCACCCTGCACGAGCCGGCCGGGCTCGCCCTGGAGCGGCTGATCGCCGCCACCCAGGTGCGCTTCCCGGCGGTCGCCGACCTGGCCCGCGGTGTGGTCTTCACCTGGTTCGGCCAGCCGCTGCTGCGGCGCAACCGGGCCCGCGTCTACGCGGAGATCCGCAAGCACCTGCGGCACCTGGACGAGTTCCCGCAGGCCGCTGACCGGGACGAGCGGATCGCCGACATGGTCCGCAGCACCGAGCCGCTGGTCCGGCTGCTCGGCCAGCGCCTGGTCCGCCACAACCTGGACAACTCGGTGCTGCTCGAGGTGCTGACCCGGCGCTATTACGGGAACAAGGGCCTGACCGGCGTACAAAAGCAAGATTTTAAGAATGTCGGGTTTGTCGTTGCGGAGCGGGACGGGGCGCGCCTCGCGTCGGCCGCCGAGCGGTTCGACAACCTGGACGGGGTGCTGAACGGGCTGACCGAGATGGCCGCGCAGGGCGGTCCGGTCGACGCCGACGTCTACCTCGCCTGGGAGGGCCAGCCGGCCGACCCGGAGGAGATGGCTCTCGCCCTGCACGAGGTGATCAGCCAGCGGACGCTGCCCGGGCAGGTGCGGCGGCTGACCACCACGGTCGCCGGGCGCAGCGGCGCGGTCATGCACCACCACTTCACGTTCCGGCCGTCGAGCACCGGGATGGAGGAGGAGCGGCTGATCCGTGGGCTGCACCCCTACATCGCGCAGCGGATGCAGCTGGAGCGCCTCCGCAAGTTCGACCTGACCCGGCTGCCGTCCGCGGACGAGGAGATCTACCTCTTCCAGTGCGTCGCCCGGGAGAACCCGGGCGACGACCGGCTGGTCGCGTTCGCGCAGATCCGCGACCTGACCGAACTGCGCGAGCAGGACGGCCGGCTGGTCGCGCTGCCGACCACCGAGGACACCATCGCCACCTGCCTGGACGGCATCCGGCGGGCGCAGTCCCGGCGGCCGTCGGACAAGCGGTTCAGCACCAACCGGATCGTCATCTACGTGTGGCCGGAGCTGGGCCTCACGTACAACGAGATGGAGATGATCGCCCGGCGGGTGTCGCCGACCACGGCCGGCGCCGGCCTGGAGGAGATCCTGTTCATCGCGCGGCGGCGCGACGAGAAGACCGGCGAGCTGGTCAAGGTGAACGTGCGGATCACGTTCAGCGCGACCGGTGGCACCGAGCTGATCCTCGGCCCGCCGTCGAGCGAGCCGATCGAGCCGCTGGACGGCTACCGGCAGAAGGTGCTGCGGGCGAGCAGCCGGAACACCGTCTATCCGTACGAGCTGACCGAGTTCCTCGGCTCGTTCAGCGAGTACGACCTGGACGGAAGCCACGCGCTGATCCCGGTCGACCGGGCCAAGGGCAAGAACACCGCGGCCCTGGTCGCGGGCGTCGTCACCACGGTCACACCGCGGCACCCCGAGGGCATCAAGCGGGTCGTGCTGCTGGGTGACCCGACCAAGTCGCTCGGCGCGCTCTCCGAGCCGGAGTGCCGCCGGGTGATCGCCGCGCTCGACCTCGCGTCGTCGCTGGGCGTGCCGCTGGAGTGGTACGCGCTGTCCTCCGGCGCGCGGATCTCGATGACCTCCGGCACCGAGAACATGGACTGGGTGGCGGCCGCGCTCAAGCGGATCGTCGAGTTCACCCAGGCCGGCGGCGAGATCAACATCGTGGTGGCCGGGATCAACGTGGGCGCCCAGCCGTACTGGAACGCCGAGGCCACGATGCTGATGCACACCAAGGGCATCCTGGTCATGACGCCGGACTCGGCGATGGTGCTGACCGGCAAGCACGCGCTGGACTTCGCCGGTGGCGTGTCGGCCGAGGACAACTTCGGCATCGGCGGCTACGACCGGGTGATGGGGCCGAACGGGCAGGCACAGTACTGGGCGCCGAACCTGATGGCCGCCCGGGACGTGCTGATGTCGCACTACGACCACACCTACGTGGTGCCCGGTGAGGCCGGGCCCCGCGAGGTGCCGACGTCCGACCCGCTGGACCGGGACGTCTCGGACTTCCCGCACGTCGTGGAGGGCAGCGACTTCACCACGGTCGGCGAGATCTTCTCCGCAACCTCCAACCCCGACCGCAAGAAGCCCTTCGACATCCGTACGGTCATGAAGGCGCTCGCCGACCAGGACCACACCGTGCTGGAGCGCTGGGCCGGGATGGCCGACGCCGAGACCGCGGTCGTGCAGGACGCGCACCTGGGTGGCATCCCGGTCTGTCTGCTCGGGATCGAGTCGCGATCGGTGCCTCGTCGCGGGTTCCCGCCCACCGACGGGCCGGACGCGTACAACGCGGGCACGCTGTTCCCGCGCTCGTCGAAGAAGGCCGCCCGGGCGATCAACACGGCCAGCGGCAACCGTCCGCTCGTCGTACTGGCCAACCTGTCCGGCTTCGACGGCTCGCCCGAGTCGATGCGGAAACTGCAGCTGGAGTACGGCGCCGAGATCGGCCGGGCGATCGTCAACTTCTCCGGCCCGATCGTCTTCGTGGTCATCTCCCGCTACCACGGCGGCGCGTTCGTGGTCTTCTCCAAGCAGCTCAACCCGTCGATGACGGTGCTGGCGGTCGAGGGCTCGTTCGCCTCGGTGCTCGGCGGCGCCTCGGCCGCGGCCGTCGTCTTCAGCGGCGACGTGACCGCCCGGACCGCGGCCGACCCGCGGGTCCGGGAGCTGGAGGGGCGGGTCGCCGCGGCGGCCGGCGCGGAGCGCAGCTCGCTCGCGGCCGAGCTGGACGACCTGCGGACCTCGGTGCGGACCGAGAAGCTGGGTGAGGTGGCCGCCGAGTTCGACAAGGTGCACAGCATCCAGCGGGCCGTCGAGGTCGGGTCGGTGGACGCCGTGATCAAGGCCGCTGAGCTGCGGCCGCGCATCATCGAGGCGATCCGGGGCCGTACCGTCTGA
- a CDS encoding penicillin acylase family protein has translation MRRRFLQLSAVLSVSLLTSAALVQVNPEPATAAYATNDYCLGECSDILPPGQNGDADLAQILAHQVFGTMPAHSDDQLAPYANLAYNYTGLTPGQINTFFNDSAYGVAAANVASTVTPRSDVTIVRDKALGIPHVTGTTRAGTMYGAGYAGAQDRLFLMDLMRHVARGSLTSFAGGAEGNRELEQSVWRTSPYTEADLQAQLDALRASGTRGAQLYDDVLQYLAGINKYIDDCMAARDCPGEYVLTGHLDSVTNAGGPEDFVPTDLIAVAGVIGGLFGGGGGTEMQSALVRVAARAKYGATVGDQVWQQFRSQNDPEAVLTLHNGQSFPYGQGSPTASGVAMPDAGAVPQEIVFDKTGSAATGTSGTSAIAESLSTLTIDSASRGMSNAAVVSAANSATGHPVAVFGPQTGYFAPQLLMLQELQGPGISSRGVAFSGLNLYTLLGRGPDYAWSATSSIQDITDTYAVRLCNADGSTPTTASTSYLYHGTCTAMESLTRTNAWNPTTADSTAAGSYRLTVQRTKYGLVTWRGTVGGAPVAFTGLRSTYRHEADSAIGFQMFNEPEQMGTAAAFQNSASNIPFAFNWFYVNSTENAMYTSGAQPARPATVDPNLPNWGDAANEWTGWNGNTVHPKAVNQDYFVSWNNKQAADYSAADGNFSFGAVHRADLLDAPLRAGIAAGTKYDRASLLKVVEQAGLTDLRGKQVLPVLLRVIDTATVTDSAQAAALTKLRTWLTGGALRRETAANSKAYADADAIRIFDAWWPRLVQAEFSAGLGSDLFDALVDALQINESPSGGQTGPRSDLPTSANEAQGHKGSSFQYGWWGWVSKDLRATLGDPVPNWSTKYCGGGTVSTCRGALLTSLSAALAEPAATTYPADEHCTAGDQWCADAILQSPLGGITHDLIGWQNRPTYQQVVSFPAKRGDTVSNLAAGRAVTALSTQSGYPAANVVDGKPATRWASAYADNQWIQVDLGASTPVARVVLSWESAYAKTYKIETSTNGTTWTPVGSVAAGDGGVDNVQLTASNARYVRLTGQTRATSYGFSLYEMEIYSH, from the coding sequence ATGCGTCGACGCTTTCTGCAGCTCAGTGCTGTGCTGTCCGTCTCGCTCCTGACCTCCGCAGCCCTCGTTCAGGTGAATCCGGAGCCGGCCACCGCGGCTTACGCCACCAACGACTACTGCCTCGGCGAGTGCTCCGACATCCTGCCGCCCGGGCAGAACGGGGACGCCGATCTGGCCCAGATCCTCGCCCACCAGGTGTTCGGCACGATGCCGGCGCACTCCGACGACCAGCTCGCGCCGTATGCGAACCTGGCCTACAACTACACCGGGCTGACGCCCGGACAGATCAACACCTTTTTCAACGACTCCGCGTACGGCGTGGCCGCCGCGAACGTGGCCAGCACGGTCACCCCGCGCTCGGACGTGACGATCGTGCGCGACAAGGCGCTCGGCATCCCGCACGTCACCGGGACGACCCGGGCCGGGACGATGTACGGCGCCGGGTACGCCGGGGCCCAGGACCGGCTGTTCCTGATGGACCTGATGCGGCACGTGGCGCGCGGCTCGCTGACCTCGTTCGCCGGTGGCGCCGAGGGCAACCGGGAGCTGGAGCAGAGCGTCTGGCGCACCTCGCCGTACACCGAGGCGGACCTGCAGGCGCAGCTCGACGCGCTGCGGGCGTCCGGCACCCGGGGCGCGCAGCTCTACGACGACGTCCTGCAGTACCTGGCCGGGATCAACAAGTACATCGACGACTGCATGGCCGCCCGGGACTGCCCGGGCGAGTACGTGCTCACCGGCCACCTGGACTCGGTCACCAACGCGGGCGGCCCGGAGGACTTCGTGCCGACCGACCTGATCGCGGTCGCCGGGGTGATCGGTGGCCTGTTCGGCGGGGGCGGCGGCACCGAGATGCAGTCCGCGCTGGTCCGGGTCGCGGCCCGGGCGAAGTACGGCGCGACCGTCGGTGACCAGGTGTGGCAGCAGTTCCGGTCGCAGAACGACCCGGAGGCGGTGCTGACCCTGCACAACGGGCAGTCGTTCCCGTACGGGCAAGGGAGTCCGACGGCCTCGGGCGTCGCCATGCCGGATGCCGGCGCGGTGCCGCAAGAGATCGTCTTCGACAAGACCGGGTCGGCCGCCACCGGAACGAGCGGGACCAGCGCGATCGCCGAGTCGCTGAGCACGCTGACGATCGACAGCGCGAGCCGCGGCATGTCCAACGCGGCGGTGGTCTCCGCGGCGAACTCGGCCACCGGGCACCCGGTCGCCGTGTTCGGGCCGCAGACCGGCTACTTCGCGCCCCAGCTGCTGATGCTGCAGGAGCTGCAGGGGCCGGGGATCAGCAGCCGGGGCGTGGCGTTCAGCGGGCTGAACCTCTACACGCTGCTGGGCCGCGGGCCGGATTACGCGTGGAGCGCCACCTCGTCGATCCAGGACATCACCGACACGTACGCCGTCCGGTTGTGCAATGCCGACGGCAGCACGCCGACCACCGCCTCGACGTCCTACCTGTACCACGGGACGTGCACCGCGATGGAGAGCCTGACCCGGACCAACGCGTGGAATCCGACCACCGCCGACTCCACCGCGGCCGGCTCCTACCGGCTGACCGTGCAGCGCACGAAGTACGGCCTGGTCACCTGGCGGGGCACGGTCGGCGGGGCGCCGGTCGCGTTCACCGGGCTGCGGTCGACGTACCGGCACGAGGCGGACTCGGCGATCGGCTTCCAGATGTTCAACGAGCCGGAGCAGATGGGCACCGCGGCCGCGTTCCAGAACTCGGCGTCGAACATCCCGTTCGCGTTCAACTGGTTCTACGTGAACTCGACCGAGAACGCGATGTACACCTCCGGCGCCCAGCCGGCGCGGCCGGCCACCGTCGACCCGAACCTGCCGAACTGGGGGGACGCCGCCAACGAATGGACCGGTTGGAACGGCAACACGGTCCATCCGAAGGCGGTCAACCAGGACTACTTCGTGAGCTGGAACAACAAGCAGGCGGCCGACTACTCGGCGGCGGACGGCAACTTCAGCTTCGGCGCGGTGCACCGGGCCGACCTGCTGGACGCGCCGCTCAGGGCCGGGATCGCGGCCGGGACCAAGTACGACCGGGCGTCGCTGCTCAAGGTCGTCGAGCAGGCCGGGCTCACCGATCTGCGCGGTAAGCAGGTGCTGCCGGTGCTGCTGCGGGTGATCGACACCGCGACGGTGACCGACTCGGCGCAGGCCGCCGCGCTGACCAAGCTGCGCACCTGGCTGACCGGCGGCGCGCTGCGCAGGGAGACGGCGGCGAACAGCAAGGCGTACGCGGACGCCGACGCCATCCGGATCTTCGACGCCTGGTGGCCGCGCCTGGTGCAGGCGGAGTTCTCCGCCGGGCTGGGCAGTGACCTGTTCGACGCGCTGGTCGACGCCCTGCAGATCAACGAGTCGCCGTCCGGCGGCCAGACCGGGCCGCGCTCCGACCTGCCCACCTCCGCCAACGAGGCGCAAGGGCACAAGGGCAGTTCCTTCCAGTACGGGTGGTGGGGCTGGGTGAGCAAGGACCTGCGGGCCACGCTCGGCGACCCGGTGCCGAACTGGTCCACGAAGTACTGCGGTGGCGGCACCGTCAGCACCTGCCGCGGCGCCCTGCTGACCAGCCTGAGCGCGGCGCTGGCCGAGCCGGCGGCGACCACCTACCCGGCCGACGAGCACTGCACGGCCGGCGACCAGTGGTGTGCCGATGCGATCCTGCAGAGCCCGCTCGGCGGGATCACCCACGACCTGATCGGCTGGCAGAACCGGCCGACCTACCAGCAGGTGGTGTCGTTCCCGGCCAAGCGCGGGGACACGGTGAGCAACCTGGCGGCCGGTAGGGCGGTGACCGCGCTGAGCACCCAATCGGGTTACCCGGCGGCCAACGTGGTGGACGGCAAGCCCGCCACGCGGTGGGCGAGCGCGTACGCGGACAACCAGTGGATCCAAGTGGATCTCGGCGCGAGCACCCCGGTGGCCCGCGTGGTGCTGTCCTGGGAGTCGGCGTACGCGAAGACGTACAAAATCGAAACCTCGACGAACGGGACCACCTGGACCCCGGTCGGTTCGGTCGCCGCAGGCGACGGCGGGGTGGACAACGTGCAGCTCACCGCGTCAAACGCCCGGTATGTCCGGCTGACCGGGCAGACCCGCGCGACCAGCTACGGTTTCTCACTCTACGAGATGGAGATCTATTCCCATTGA
- a CDS encoding nitrate- and nitrite sensing domain-containing protein, which yields MRRRAPRDQTIRGRVVRMLALPLAAMLTLLAVIYVGEIGRYRNAASTAHRITVILALQNLVQELQNERGLTVAVIGGNTGFRDRIAPARQRVDQQRAAVRAALDGADSAHLDELDGLTRIRNSADAGQAARGDTFDFYTGLIQNLGDDTRHLEIVDDLNLRRGAESLEMLTEVKEATAQEWVFLDGVITAGGFQAGEFSTLLNIVASRDLSLAEFDEFADPGAASAKTRLLGSAAARQARAVEAAALRAGDRQSLLADSGAWWTAVATMLDDLTGLAGQIGARTLDRAHELQKSATTRLGVLSGVVLLCLLGSAYLAIGATRSLAEPLAELAGEADRLAGERLPEAVRRAAAGEETEPPEPVPVAAGASVEVRRVAGALDRVRATAYTLATEQAQIRRGTSESLADLGRRNQNLLRRQLGFITRLEREESSPNGLANLFELDHLATRMRRNAESLLVLVGAASPRQWPGPLPLTDVIRAAVSEVEEYRRVVLRRLDEAQVHGSVASGLAHMVAELVENGLTFSPPDVEVEIHGRRIGDGYLIAVCDQGVGMNNEDLARANQRLRGEGDFMTGPAKFLGHYVVGRLAADLNAVVQLTPSAVTGVTARISLPAALLAEPGHLPPAPAATRPPVSEAHFEQPRTADPVRIRPRALEVDYVVVTDRPAIPALGVGAEGPGAGIERTANGLRKRIPRARRADRESVPTPREEPTVELSNSPDAVRDRLTALRDGIQRGSSRDLAATFEETR from the coding sequence ATGAGGCGCAGGGCCCCGCGCGATCAGACCATCCGTGGCCGCGTCGTGCGGATGCTGGCGCTACCGCTCGCCGCGATGCTCACGCTGCTCGCCGTGATCTACGTCGGCGAGATCGGCCGCTACCGCAACGCGGCCTCCACCGCACACCGGATCACCGTGATCCTGGCCCTGCAGAACCTGGTCCAGGAACTGCAGAACGAGCGCGGCCTGACCGTCGCGGTGATCGGCGGCAACACCGGCTTCCGGGACCGGATCGCCCCGGCCCGCCAGCGGGTCGACCAGCAGCGCGCCGCGGTGCGGGCGGCGCTGGACGGCGCGGACTCCGCCCACCTCGACGAGTTGGACGGGCTCACCCGGATCCGGAACAGCGCGGACGCCGGCCAGGCCGCCCGCGGCGACACCTTCGACTTCTACACCGGCCTGATCCAGAACCTCGGCGACGACACCCGGCACCTGGAGATCGTCGACGACCTGAACCTGCGCCGCGGCGCCGAGTCGCTGGAGATGCTCACCGAGGTCAAGGAGGCCACCGCCCAGGAGTGGGTGTTCCTGGACGGCGTGATCACCGCCGGCGGCTTCCAGGCCGGCGAGTTCTCCACGCTGCTCAACATCGTCGCGTCCCGCGACCTGTCGCTCGCCGAGTTCGACGAGTTCGCCGACCCGGGCGCCGCGTCCGCCAAGACCAGGCTGCTGGGCAGCGCCGCCGCGCGGCAGGCCCGGGCGGTCGAGGCCGCCGCCCTGCGCGCCGGGGACCGGCAGAGCCTGCTCGCCGACTCCGGCGCCTGGTGGACCGCGGTCGCCACGATGCTCGACGACCTGACCGGGCTGGCCGGCCAGATCGGCGCGCGCACCCTGGACCGGGCCCACGAGTTGCAGAAGAGCGCGACCACCCGGCTCGGCGTGCTCTCCGGCGTGGTGCTGCTCTGCCTGCTCGGCTCGGCGTATCTGGCGATCGGCGCCACCCGCTCGCTCGCCGAACCGCTCGCCGAACTCGCCGGCGAGGCCGACCGGCTGGCCGGGGAACGACTGCCCGAGGCGGTCCGGCGGGCCGCGGCCGGCGAGGAGACCGAGCCGCCCGAACCGGTGCCGGTCGCGGCCGGCGCGAGCGTCGAGGTGCGCCGGGTCGCCGGGGCCCTCGACCGGGTGCGGGCCACCGCGTACACGCTCGCCACCGAACAGGCGCAGATCCGCCGCGGCACCTCGGAGTCGCTCGCCGACCTCGGCCGCCGCAACCAGAACCTGCTCCGCCGCCAGCTCGGCTTCATCACCCGGCTGGAGCGCGAGGAGTCCAGCCCGAACGGCCTGGCCAACCTGTTCGAGCTGGACCACCTGGCCACCCGGATGCGCCGCAACGCGGAGAGCCTGCTGGTCCTGGTCGGCGCGGCCAGCCCGCGGCAGTGGCCCGGCCCGCTGCCGCTCACCGACGTGATCCGCGCCGCGGTGTCCGAGGTGGAGGAGTACCGCCGGGTCGTGCTGCGCCGCCTCGACGAGGCGCAGGTGCACGGCTCGGTCGCCAGCGGCCTGGCCCACATGGTCGCCGAACTGGTCGAGAACGGCCTGACCTTCTCCCCGCCGGACGTCGAGGTGGAGATCCATGGCCGGCGGATCGGCGACGGCTACCTGATCGCCGTCTGCGACCAGGGCGTCGGCATGAACAACGAGGACCTGGCCCGGGCCAACCAGCGGCTGCGCGGCGAGGGCGACTTCATGACCGGGCCGGCCAAGTTCCTCGGTCACTACGTCGTCGGCCGGCTCGCCGCCGACCTGAACGCGGTCGTCCAGCTCACCCCGTCCGCGGTGACCGGGGTGACCGCCCGGATCAGCCTGCCCGCGGCGCTGCTCGCCGAGCCCGGCCACCTGCCGCCCGCGCCGGCCGCCACCCGGCCACCGGTGTCCGAGGCGCACTTCGAGCAGCCCCGGACCGCCGACCCGGTACGGATCCGGCCACGCGCGCTGGAGGTCGACTACGTCGTGGTCACCGACCGGCCGGCCATCCCGGCACTGGGCGTGGGCGCCGAGGGTCCGGGCGCGGGCATTGAACGTACGGCCAATGGTTTGCGGAAACGCATCCCCCGGGCCCGCCGGGCGGACCGCGAGTCCGTGCCCACGCCGCGGGAAGAACCGACGGTGGAACTGAGCAACTCACCGGACGCGGTCCGTGACCGTCTGACCGCTCTGCGCGACGGCATCCAGCGCGGGAGTTCCCGCGACCTCGCCGCGACATTTGAGGAGACCCGATGA